The Rana temporaria chromosome 4, aRanTem1.1, whole genome shotgun sequence genome contains a region encoding:
- the TPBG gene encoding trophoblast glycoprotein, whose amino-acid sequence MLFSDIPCLPGLRRRSLGLGGQSRKGSLLLVLTLVHGLGGVWSQAEQQCPASCECSEAARTVKCINKNLNKVPTNLPSYVTNLFITRNNIESLQEGTFNQTLSDLTSLSLSTNHLQELGSHVFKNLPSLRQLDLSNNELENVSPLLFQVAPSLSSPLLELNLRSSLYNLSMITLMADALQNGGLRNLQKLDLSGNNLLYVPDGIFGSMPNLKHLDLSNNSLLSFQDGVFANLSHLQTLDLRQNSLKYLKNTTLLEFPSHTGLSVFLSDNSWVCDCNIEPFYRWLKETTVVKNSSGLVCSSPENMRDTQVIALNIPELDCPPYITDNSLQTSYVFLGIVLALIGVIFLLVLYLNRKGIKKWIFNIRDACRDHMEGYHYRYEINADPRLTNLSSNSDV is encoded by the coding sequence ATGCTTTTCTCTGATATTCCCTGTCTCCCGGGACTCCGGAGAAGGTCTCTTGGATTAGGTGGACAAAGTAGGAAAGGTTCGCTGCTGTTGGTGCTGACCCTTGTGCATGGCTTGGGTGGTGTGTGGTCCCAGGCTGAACAACAGTGTCCAGCTTCCTGCGAGTGCTCGGAGGCAGCCCGGACTGTCAAATGCATTAACAAGAACCTCAACAAGGTGCCTACAAACCTGCCTTCCTATGTCACCAACCTGTTTATCACTCGTAACAATATCGAGAGCCTGCAGGAAGGGACATTTAACCAGACTCTGTCAGACTTGACCAGTCTCAGCCTCAGCACCAACCACCTCCAGGAACTAGGGAGCCATGTCTTCAAGAATCTCCCCAGTCTGAGGCAACTGGATCTTAGCAACAACGAGCTGGAGAACGTAAGCCCTCTACTTTTTCAGGTGGCTCCAAGTCTCTCCAGCCCACTTCTAGAGTTGAACCTGCGCAGCTCTTTGTACAATTTGTCTATGATCACCTTAATGGCAGATGCCCTGCAAAACGGCGGGCTAAGGAACCTCCAGAAGTTGGATTTGAGCGGAAACAACCTACTGTATGTACCCGACGGCATATTCGGTTCAATGCCAAATCTAAAACACCTTGACTTGAGTAACAATTCCTTGCTCTCCTTCCAAGACGGGGTCTTTGCCAATCTCAGTCACCTTCAGACTTTAGATTTGAGGCAAAATTCTCTGAAGTATCTGAAGAACACAACGCTTCTTGAATTCCCCAGTCATACAGGCCTATCGGTTTTCCTCAGCGATAACAGCTGGGTCTGCGATTGCAATATTGAACCTTTTTATAGGTGGCTGAAGGAGACCACAGTAGTAAAGAACTCATCTGGGTTAGTTTGTTCCTCTCCGGAGAACATGAGGGACACGCAAGTGATCGCTCTCAATATTCCAGAGCTTGATTGTCCACCCTATATTACTGACAACAGCTTACAAACATCCTATGTGTTCCTGGGCATAGTGCTAGCCCTGATAGGAGTCATCTTTCTGCTGGTTTTATATTTGAACAGAAAAGGTATTAAAAAGTGGATATTCAACATTAGAGATGCATGTAGGGATCACATGGAGGGATATCACTACAGGTATGAAATCAACGCCGATCCCAGGCTAACAAACTTAAGCTCAAACTCTGAtgtataa